In a genomic window of Shouchella clausii:
- a CDS encoding peptidylprolyl isomerase — protein sequence MINKKQIGMFIAAFFLLTLAACGGTDSKQGQNEEGAPDVAVGETETPIVSMEMENGGIVKLELYPEIAPKTVNNFVALVEDGFYDGLTFHRIIPGFMIQGGDPNGDGTGGPGYEIKGEFSNNGIDNPLSHERGVISMARTQEPDSAGSQFFIMHEDALDLDGDYAAFGKVIEGMDVVDEIAEQTETETGGALEGRPVAGQEQVIKKMTVER from the coding sequence GTGATAAATAAGAAACAGATTGGCATGTTCATTGCGGCTTTCTTTTTGTTGACGCTTGCAGCGTGCGGAGGAACCGACAGCAAGCAAGGACAAAATGAAGAAGGCGCACCGGACGTTGCTGTGGGAGAGACAGAGACACCCATTGTCTCAATGGAAATGGAAAATGGCGGCATTGTTAAATTAGAACTTTATCCAGAGATTGCCCCTAAAACAGTCAATAATTTTGTCGCGCTTGTGGAAGATGGTTTTTATGACGGCCTGACATTTCATCGGATTATACCAGGGTTTATGATTCAAGGTGGCGATCCAAATGGCGATGGCACAGGTGGTCCAGGTTATGAAATTAAAGGTGAGTTTTCGAATAATGGTATTGATAACCCCCTCTCCCATGAGCGTGGCGTCATTTCGATGGCAAGAACGCAAGAACCGGATTCAGCCGGCTCCCAGTTTTTTATTATGCATGAAGATGCTTTAGACCTTGATGGCGACTATGCTGCCTTCGGAAAGGTGATTGAAGGCATGGACGTAGTCGATGAGATCGCCGAACAAACAGAGACAGAAACAGGTGGTGCCCTAGAGGGCAGGCCAGTTGCCGGGCAAGAGCAAGTGATTAAGAAAATGACAGTTGAGCGCTAG
- a CDS encoding DUF3900 domain-containing protein: MEFTVQYLSFYAVQVDHETDTKQYNHYQTLDTDAFEKSPLSAFLEGELKKIVKRKAQHHPNSDAAPTKIGRFVAEPGHPLSSNPNYNLFQRALTADSVAAFQKESEAFVKTYLQTSAVRGGVFLVCKAVPKKYYSDLFLFVLKCDFQENVATLADSKTLIKKVERAITTKNMKSIQYPHMIEEGMVEQAEVKIHQSSHARYFEDFLPYVEYGDSMPQILRTQVQTIMEEHAEEAFAHSVEERNAFTEKIELWASSETRELQEQFSTHEVMEASAQIAEHAPDASTRMKLGDTDIKVPIAEFGETVHLAKLGDRYVLLVEADQVQFDKHVSPIEFLKPEDVQTVFERIKAKSLSVQQ; this comes from the coding sequence ATGGAATTTACCGTTCAATATTTATCTTTTTATGCCGTTCAAGTCGACCATGAGACGGATACAAAACAATATAACCATTACCAAACGTTAGACACCGATGCTTTTGAAAAAAGCCCACTTTCCGCCTTTTTAGAAGGGGAGCTAAAAAAAATCGTCAAACGAAAAGCACAGCACCATCCAAATTCAGACGCAGCGCCGACTAAAATCGGTCGCTTTGTCGCGGAGCCTGGCCATCCTTTAAGCTCTAATCCAAATTATAATCTCTTTCAACGTGCCTTAACGGCCGACTCAGTTGCTGCTTTCCAAAAAGAAAGCGAAGCCTTTGTCAAAACCTATTTACAGACAAGCGCCGTGCGCGGAGGCGTCTTTTTAGTTTGCAAAGCTGTGCCCAAAAAGTATTACAGTGACTTATTTTTATTCGTGCTCAAATGCGATTTTCAGGAAAACGTCGCCACGCTTGCCGATTCCAAAACACTGATTAAAAAAGTCGAACGGGCTATTACAACGAAAAATATGAAATCAATTCAATACCCACATATGATTGAGGAAGGCATGGTGGAACAAGCGGAAGTCAAAATCCACCAGTCTTCCCACGCCCGCTACTTCGAAGATTTTCTTCCTTACGTCGAATATGGAGATTCAATGCCGCAAATTTTGCGGACACAGGTACAAACGATTATGGAAGAACATGCAGAGGAAGCATTTGCCCACTCTGTAGAAGAACGCAACGCTTTCACCGAAAAAATCGAGCTTTGGGCTTCGAGCGAAACGAGAGAGCTGCAAGAACAGTTTTCTACCCATGAAGTGATGGAAGCGTCTGCGCAAATCGCCGAACATGCGCCTGATGCTTCGACACGAATGAAGCTCGGCGATACAGACATTAAAGTGCCCATTGCTGAATTTGGTGAAACCGTCCATTTAGCAAAACTCGGCGACCGTTATGTGCTGCTTGTGGAGGCAGATCAAGTCCAGTTTGATAAACATGTATCGCCAATTGAGTTTTTAAAGCCTGAAGATGTTCAAACTGTGTTTGAGCGCATTAAAGCAAAGTCCTTGTCTGTCCAGCAATAA
- a CDS encoding CdaR family transcriptional regulator codes for MLTHELANEIVTRTMDIVPCNVNIMNAEGAVIASGEKKRLFNIHSIAVDVLRTGKSISINPNGDCPPGTKPGINLPIRFQGKSVGVIGITGNPLEVAPYAELVQMAAELLVNQAYLSEQLRQNERIAYQLLRALVVGEVDDERAFTERLQATGLDSLFLPLRVWALSKAHGQTFPKELGHFFQYEERGEPFFFETRPEEKRFESFLHKNNCILIATSGPVAHSFGTVASSCNLASAALSLYKEDDFSEKRLLYFEETMLEGLAFEWKKSGTIQPFLALLSPLLASNQSAELLETIKQYFIHNGDIKKIANQQFVHSNTVHHRLNKIKALTGKNPKVIRDLTDLYIACVLYQLNCMQEQGKLL; via the coding sequence ATGTTGACACATGAACTGGCAAATGAAATTGTCACACGGACAATGGACATCGTTCCTTGTAATGTGAACATCATGAATGCAGAAGGGGCCGTGATTGCAAGCGGTGAAAAAAAGCGTCTTTTTAACATTCATTCGATTGCGGTCGACGTTTTGCGAACAGGGAAATCGATCTCTATTAACCCAAATGGCGACTGCCCTCCAGGGACAAAGCCTGGGATCAATTTGCCGATCCGTTTTCAAGGAAAATCAGTCGGCGTCATCGGCATAACGGGGAATCCCTTGGAGGTGGCGCCATATGCTGAGCTCGTACAAATGGCGGCCGAATTGTTAGTCAACCAAGCTTATTTAAGTGAGCAGCTTCGGCAAAACGAACGAATTGCCTATCAGTTACTGCGTGCCTTAGTTGTTGGCGAAGTCGACGACGAGCGTGCTTTTACGGAAAGGCTACAAGCAACTGGTCTTGACTCCCTTTTCCTACCGCTGCGCGTCTGGGCGTTGTCAAAGGCGCATGGGCAAACATTCCCGAAAGAACTCGGCCATTTCTTCCAGTACGAAGAGCGAGGAGAACCATTCTTTTTTGAAACACGGCCTGAAGAAAAACGGTTCGAATCGTTCTTGCATAAAAACAACTGCATTCTAATCGCCACGTCAGGGCCAGTCGCCCATTCCTTCGGCACGGTTGCTTCCTCATGCAACTTAGCCAGTGCAGCACTGTCTCTTTATAAAGAAGATGACTTCTCTGAAAAGCGTCTGCTCTACTTTGAGGAAACAATGCTTGAAGGCCTTGCATTTGAATGGAAAAAATCAGGAACGATTCAACCTTTTTTGGCGCTACTCTCCCCACTGCTCGCATCTAATCAATCTGCTGAACTGCTGGAGACGATCAAACAGTACTTTATTCACAATGGCGATATTAAGAAAATCGCCAATCAGCAATTTGTACACAGCAATACAGTCCACCACCGTTTAAATAAAATCAAGGCGCTGACTGGAAAAAACCCAAAAGTGATTCGTGATTTAACTGATTTGTATATCGCCTGTGTGCTGTACCAATTAAATTGTATGCAAGAACAAGGAAAACTCTTGTAG
- a CDS encoding glycerate kinase family protein has product MQKISIAPDSFKESLTALQAAQAIKAGFKRVFPNANYECIPMADGGEGTVQSLADALGATIRTATVTGPLGNQVEAAYAFAKKEQVAVIEMAAASGLHLVPKDKRDPRQTTTFGTGELIKDALEQGAKRIILGLGGSATNDGGAGCAQALGIRLEDAAGKELQQGCSSLSKLARIRTETKHPLLADASLEIACDVDNPLLGPKGASAVYGPQKGATEEMIAEMERALSHYAAVIEQQLGQSVQHIAGAGAAGGLGAGLLAFFQPRIESGVTLVLEATGFHKRIAGSELVVTGEGRLDSQTPYGKTPIGVAKAAKAQQIPVIAVAGQLGDGYEAIFDHGIDAAFSLAPGAIPLADAIANGAAYLEAVSEQIARTYALALENN; this is encoded by the coding sequence ATGCAAAAAATTTCAATTGCCCCTGATTCGTTTAAAGAAAGCTTGACCGCCCTTCAAGCGGCACAAGCGATTAAAGCAGGATTTAAACGAGTTTTCCCCAATGCTAATTACGAATGCATCCCTATGGCTGACGGAGGAGAGGGAACGGTTCAATCACTTGCCGACGCACTTGGCGCCACAATTCGTACAGCTACTGTAACAGGACCCCTCGGCAACCAAGTCGAAGCAGCCTACGCTTTCGCCAAAAAAGAGCAAGTAGCAGTCATTGAAATGGCGGCAGCGTCTGGCTTGCATCTCGTGCCAAAAGATAAACGCGACCCACGGCAAACAACAACGTTTGGAACAGGCGAGTTAATAAAAGACGCGCTGGAACAGGGCGCCAAACGGATTATTCTCGGCCTAGGCGGCAGCGCCACAAATGATGGCGGCGCAGGTTGTGCACAAGCACTGGGCATCCGCCTCGAAGATGCCGCTGGGAAAGAGCTTCAACAAGGTTGTAGCTCCCTTAGCAAGCTTGCTCGTATTCGTACAGAAACAAAGCACCCCTTGCTTGCGGATGCTTCGCTTGAGATTGCCTGTGATGTCGATAATCCGCTGCTTGGTCCAAAAGGAGCTTCAGCCGTTTATGGCCCGCAAAAAGGTGCTACGGAGGAAATGATCGCAGAAATGGAAAGGGCGCTCTCTCATTATGCAGCCGTCATTGAACAACAGCTCGGCCAATCCGTTCAGCACATTGCTGGCGCTGGCGCAGCAGGTGGTTTAGGAGCAGGATTGCTCGCCTTCTTCCAGCCAAGAATCGAGTCTGGCGTTACGCTCGTTTTAGAAGCAACCGGTTTTCACAAGCGTATTGCTGGTTCAGAGCTGGTCGTGACAGGAGAAGGGCGGCTCGATTCGCAAACCCCTTACGGCAAAACACCAATTGGCGTGGCGAAAGCAGCCAAAGCGCAACAAATCCCTGTTATCGCTGTAGCGGGGCAACTAGGCGATGGTTATGAAGCGATCTTCGACCACGGGATTGACGCAGCCTTTTCTCTTGCCCCAGGCGCGATCCCATTGGCCGACGCAATCGCCAATGGGGCTGCCTACTTAGAAGCCGTTTCAGAGCAAATCGCTCGAACGTACGCACTGGCTTTGGAAAACAACTGA
- a CDS encoding flavin reductase family protein: MDDRLFKAAMGKFATGVTVVLTKWENDNHGMTANAFMSVSLEPKLIVVSIANKARMKPIIEQSGNYSVNILATGHEDLSMHFAGQKELAHVDFSEFAGIPAIKGAIATIACDVHDTVVQGDHTLFFGKVRDVLVTDREPLVYYEGKYKKI, translated from the coding sequence ATGGATGATCGTTTGTTTAAAGCGGCGATGGGAAAGTTCGCTACAGGCGTCACTGTTGTATTGACGAAGTGGGAAAATGACAACCATGGCATGACAGCAAATGCATTTATGTCTGTTTCCCTAGAGCCGAAGTTGATTGTCGTTTCAATTGCTAATAAAGCAAGAATGAAACCGATTATCGAACAATCCGGAAATTATTCGGTCAATATATTGGCCACAGGCCATGAAGACTTGTCTATGCATTTTGCAGGGCAAAAAGAGTTGGCCCATGTCGACTTTAGCGAGTTTGCAGGCATTCCCGCGATAAAAGGGGCGATTGCGACAATTGCCTGTGATGTTCACGATACTGTCGTGCAAGGTGACCACACGTTGTTTTTCGGCAAAGTGAGAGATGTGCTCGTTACGGACCGAGAGCCGCTTGTCTATTACGAAGGAAAGTATAAAAAAATCTAA
- the map gene encoding type I methionyl aminopeptidase: MITLKSKREIALMHEAGKLLADCHKEIAKRIKPGVTTEEIDHFVESYLKKHGATPEQKGYNGYKYATCASINDEICHGFPRKQPLNEGDIVTIDSVFNLNGALADSAWTYAVGNVSKQASDLMKITHEALYKGIEQAHVGNRLGDIGYAIQSHVEQAGYSVVRDFTGHGIGPTLHEPPQVLHFGAQGKGLRLREGMVITIEPMVNIGKYNSTLDANGWTARTVDGTLSAQYEHTVAITKDGPLLLTDQQEERPF; encoded by the coding sequence ATGATAACACTTAAATCGAAGCGTGAAATTGCGCTAATGCATGAAGCGGGGAAATTGCTAGCCGACTGCCATAAAGAAATTGCGAAACGGATCAAACCTGGAGTGACAACAGAAGAAATTGACCACTTCGTTGAATCCTACTTAAAAAAACACGGCGCAACCCCGGAACAAAAAGGCTATAACGGTTATAAATACGCCACGTGCGCATCAATCAATGATGAAATTTGCCATGGGTTCCCACGAAAACAGCCTTTAAATGAAGGGGATATTGTCACGATTGACTCTGTTTTTAACCTTAATGGCGCCCTTGCCGATTCAGCTTGGACTTACGCGGTGGGGAATGTATCCAAACAAGCTTCAGATTTGATGAAAATTACCCATGAAGCCCTTTACAAAGGGATTGAACAAGCACACGTAGGCAACCGCCTAGGCGACATCGGTTACGCGATCCAATCTCATGTGGAGCAAGCAGGCTATTCCGTTGTCCGCGACTTCACTGGCCATGGAATCGGACCAACGTTGCATGAGCCGCCACAAGTGCTCCATTTTGGTGCTCAAGGTAAAGGACTGCGCTTACGAGAAGGAATGGTCATTACGATCGAACCGATGGTAAACATCGGCAAGTACAACAGCACGCTTGATGCTAACGGTTGGACAGCGCGGACAGTTGACGGCACATTGTCTGCCCAATACGAGCACACGGTCGCGATCACAAAAGACGGCCCATTGCTATTGACCGACCAACAAGAAGAACGCCCGTTTTAG
- a CDS encoding GNAT family N-acetyltransferase: protein MKIRKLKAGEPLPWTLLLLADPSEKLVQDYCRRGTCYVAEDEEGTIIGEYVLVPTRPDTVELVNVAVEEAHQGKKIGKQLVSHAVATAKKAGYKTIEVGTGNSGASQLMLYQKCGFRITHVDRDFFVRHYEEPIEENGLPCVDMIRLSQDL from the coding sequence ATGAAAATTAGGAAGCTAAAAGCGGGCGAACCGTTGCCATGGACACTCTTGCTTTTGGCAGACCCGTCTGAAAAACTTGTCCAAGACTATTGCCGGCGTGGCACATGCTATGTAGCAGAGGATGAAGAAGGCACGATTATTGGCGAATATGTGTTAGTGCCGACCCGTCCAGATACGGTTGAACTTGTCAACGTCGCTGTAGAAGAGGCTCACCAAGGCAAAAAAATTGGGAAACAGCTTGTGTCTCATGCGGTTGCAACTGCCAAAAAAGCAGGGTATAAAACAATTGAAGTAGGGACAGGGAACTCAGGAGCGAGCCAATTAATGCTTTATCAAAAATGCGGGTTTCGCATCACTCATGTGGACCGTGATTTCTTTGTGCGTCATTACGAAGAGCCTATTGAAGAGAACGGTTTGCCATGTGTCGATATGATCCGCTTGTCGCAAGACTTATAG
- a CDS encoding aminotransferase class I/II-fold pyridoxal phosphate-dependent enzyme, translating into MSDLKNLSTAELELRKEELEKQYNMYKMENIQLDMSRGKPGPEQLDLSHGLLHALSEVDVKADDNGDIRNYGQLDGIPEAKALFGELLGVQASNVFVGGNSSLSLMHDAVARAMLFGTGEGQTPWGKLPKVKFLCPSPGYDRHFAICELFNIDMIVVHMTAEGPDMDQVEALVANDETIKGIWCVPKYSNPSGVTYSNETVQRLAALKTKAEDFRIFWDNAYAFHHLTDTPDELADIFAACAQAGYPDRVYMFASTSKVTFPGAGISAFVSSEANLAYAKKQLSVQTIGYDKINQLRHVRFFEQIGGVGELMKQHAQLIKPKFDQVNRTLTEELGGKGIAEWSEPQGGYFISLDTLDGCAKRVVSLAREAGVILTGAGATFPYGKDPRDRNIRIAPTFPSVEELKKAMEVVSVCVELASVEKLLAA; encoded by the coding sequence ATGAGCGATTTGAAAAATTTGTCGACGGCGGAACTTGAGTTAAGAAAAGAAGAGTTGGAAAAGCAATACAACATGTACAAAATGGAAAACATACAGCTTGATATGTCAAGGGGAAAACCTGGGCCAGAACAGCTTGACCTTTCACATGGCCTCCTCCATGCTTTATCGGAAGTAGACGTGAAAGCTGACGACAATGGCGATATTCGCAATTATGGCCAACTGGATGGAATTCCCGAAGCAAAGGCGCTTTTTGGCGAGTTGCTTGGCGTACAAGCAAGCAACGTATTTGTCGGCGGCAATTCGAGCTTATCCCTCATGCATGACGCAGTCGCCCGGGCAATGTTGTTTGGGACAGGAGAGGGGCAGACGCCGTGGGGAAAGCTGCCGAAAGTGAAATTTTTATGCCCATCCCCTGGATATGACCGCCATTTTGCCATTTGTGAATTATTTAATATCGATATGATTGTCGTTCATATGACCGCCGAAGGGCCGGATATGGACCAAGTAGAGGCACTTGTGGCCAACGATGAAACGATTAAGGGCATTTGGTGCGTGCCTAAATATAGCAATCCTAGTGGAGTCACTTATTCAAATGAAACTGTTCAACGTCTAGCTGCATTGAAAACCAAAGCTGAAGATTTCCGCATTTTTTGGGACAATGCCTACGCGTTTCACCATTTGACAGACACACCAGATGAACTTGCCGATATTTTTGCTGCTTGTGCACAGGCTGGCTACCCTGATCGCGTTTATATGTTTGCATCCACATCGAAAGTGACGTTTCCTGGAGCAGGCATTTCTGCCTTCGTTAGCTCAGAAGCCAACCTTGCTTACGCTAAAAAGCAGCTGTCAGTGCAAACGATCGGATACGATAAAATCAACCAGCTTCGCCATGTTCGCTTTTTTGAGCAAATTGGCGGCGTTGGCGAACTTATGAAACAACATGCCCAACTGATCAAACCAAAATTTGATCAAGTCAACCGCACACTAACAGAGGAGTTGGGCGGAAAAGGCATTGCCGAGTGGTCCGAACCGCAAGGAGGCTATTTTATTAGCCTTGACACGCTAGATGGCTGTGCAAAGCGCGTTGTCTCTTTGGCAAGAGAAGCCGGTGTTATTTTGACAGGCGCTGGAGCAACATTCCCTTATGGAAAAGACCCGCGTGACCGCAACATTCGGATTGCACCAACATTTCCGTCTGTTGAAGAGTTGAAAAAAGCAATGGAAGTCGTGTCTGTCTGTGTAGAACTGGCTTCTGTGGAAAAGTTGTTAGCTGCATGA
- a CDS encoding GNAT family N-acetyltransferase, which produces MIRQGTLNDLPQIEQIAIDATKQMNLEGSDQWTSAYPTAAHFQEDIEQGTLYVYLENARIVGSISIDQSFPVEFNGSQLSWQTKHETAGTFHRLVVDPAAHQSGVAVKLVQFAESLCREQGLTSLKMDTYSKNKKAQKLFAKLGYKPVGTFYYPNKKDPFFAYEKALT; this is translated from the coding sequence ATGATTCGCCAAGGCACACTGAACGATTTGCCACAAATCGAGCAAATCGCCATCGATGCAACCAAGCAAATGAACTTAGAAGGCAGCGATCAATGGACAAGCGCCTATCCTACAGCTGCCCATTTTCAGGAAGACATCGAACAAGGCACTCTTTATGTTTATCTAGAAAACGCGAGGATTGTTGGTTCCATTTCAATTGATCAAAGCTTTCCAGTTGAATTTAACGGGTCCCAATTAAGCTGGCAAACGAAACACGAAACAGCCGGAACGTTTCATCGTTTAGTTGTTGACCCAGCTGCACACCAAAGTGGTGTTGCTGTAAAATTAGTTCAGTTCGCCGAATCATTGTGCCGAGAGCAAGGCTTGACTTCTTTGAAAATGGATACATACTCGAAAAACAAGAAAGCGCAAAAGCTGTTTGCCAAACTCGGGTATAAACCAGTCGGAACATTTTACTATCCGAATAAAAAAGACCCGTTTTTTGCTTATGAAAAAGCATTAACATGA
- a CDS encoding MarR family winged helix-turn-helix transcriptional regulator, translated as MVNFEVNPLNQSQTDSLKLFTVMTKALQSVRIKAIADIKKHGFNPTEFAVLELLYSKGEQPVQKIGEKVLIASSSITYVVDKLEKKGMIVRKPCPTDRRVTFVSLTEKGHDWMADIFPRHAEAIDTIFASLDEAEKRQLIEQLKKIGYYAAQLP; from the coding sequence ATGGTTAATTTCGAGGTGAATCCATTGAACCAAAGCCAAACAGACTCGCTGAAGCTGTTCACGGTGATGACGAAAGCGCTTCAGTCTGTGCGCATAAAAGCGATTGCCGATATTAAAAAACACGGTTTTAATCCAACAGAATTTGCCGTGCTAGAGTTGCTTTATTCAAAAGGCGAACAACCTGTCCAAAAAATTGGCGAAAAAGTGTTGATTGCTAGCAGCAGCATTACCTATGTCGTTGATAAGCTTGAAAAAAAGGGGATGATTGTCCGCAAGCCATGCCCAACGGATCGGCGTGTGACGTTTGTTTCCCTTACAGAAAAAGGGCATGATTGGATGGCTGACATCTTTCCCCGCCATGCGGAAGCGATCGACACCATCTTTGCTTCCCTTGACGAGGCGGAAAAACGCCAGCTCATTGAACAATTAAAGAAAATCGGTTACTATGCCGCTCAACTTCCTTGA
- the mgtE gene encoding magnesium transporter: MDQLKTDRKRNEYKKQIVKHLVSRNLRAFRETFLELHPADQVELFHEIEVAQQKQVLLFLSPAEFADLFEGLELEDQLTVFQGLSYQYAVSMFNNMSADDVADFLAEIEPERAKDILSSMDMEEAKRVEELMAYAPKTAGAIMTKEFVRLSVESTAKEVIEELRESAPDAETIYYLYVVDKDQRLAGVVSLRDLIIAVPEMTVDEIMSTQVVSVNENEDQEDVARLIQEYDFLAVPVVTPDKRLVGIITVDDVMDVLEEEITEDFGEFTASRGATDLSLTAFTAAKKRAPWLILLMFFGLITANIIGQFEQTLEQVVLLAAFMPMLMGTAGNTGTQSLAVAVRGIATGSFERGGVMKTVKRELGTGIMLGITCMIVLMGIISLFYKGNFLLAFIVGISLFFALSVAAVIGATVPIIINKLKIDPAVASGPFITTMNDIVSLLIYFTVATTLIDKL, from the coding sequence ATGGATCAATTAAAAACCGATCGGAAACGAAATGAATATAAAAAACAAATCGTCAAACACCTCGTCTCCCGGAATCTCCGCGCTTTTCGGGAAACCTTTCTAGAGCTTCATCCCGCAGACCAAGTCGAGTTGTTCCATGAAATTGAAGTGGCACAACAAAAGCAAGTTCTGCTATTTTTAAGCCCAGCGGAATTCGCCGATTTGTTTGAAGGACTTGAGCTTGAAGACCAGCTCACGGTATTCCAAGGCCTCAGCTATCAATACGCTGTTTCGATGTTCAATAACATGTCTGCCGACGATGTTGCCGACTTTCTCGCTGAAATTGAACCGGAACGAGCTAAAGACATTTTAAGTTCCATGGATATGGAAGAGGCAAAACGAGTCGAAGAACTGATGGCCTATGCGCCAAAAACAGCTGGCGCGATAATGACTAAAGAATTTGTGCGCTTGTCCGTCGAATCAACAGCCAAGGAAGTCATTGAGGAACTTCGTGAATCAGCACCGGATGCGGAAACGATCTATTATTTATACGTGGTTGACAAAGACCAACGTCTTGCTGGCGTTGTCTCATTACGTGACCTCATTATCGCCGTCCCAGAAATGACGGTTGACGAGATTATGAGCACACAAGTCGTATCAGTCAACGAAAATGAAGACCAAGAAGACGTTGCCCGCCTTATCCAAGAATACGACTTTCTCGCCGTTCCAGTCGTAACGCCAGACAAGCGCCTCGTCGGCATTATTACCGTCGATGACGTGATGGACGTCCTTGAGGAAGAAATTACGGAAGACTTTGGCGAGTTTACCGCTTCCCGGGGCGCCACCGACTTGTCGTTGACCGCCTTTACCGCCGCCAAAAAACGGGCGCCTTGGCTGATCCTCCTCATGTTTTTTGGCTTGATTACGGCTAATATTATTGGTCAGTTTGAACAAACACTCGAGCAAGTCGTCTTACTGGCAGCGTTTATGCCGATGTTAATGGGAACGGCCGGCAACACTGGCACACAGTCACTCGCTGTAGCCGTCCGCGGGATTGCCACCGGCTCGTTTGAGCGGGGCGGCGTTATGAAAACAGTGAAGCGGGAACTTGGTACAGGCATTATGCTTGGCATTACATGCATGATTGTCCTTATGGGCATTATTAGTTTGTTTTACAAAGGGAATTTCTTGCTTGCTTTTATTGTCGGCATCTCCCTTTTCTTTGCCTTAAGCGTCGCGGCCGTCATTGGCGCTACCGTCCCTATCATTATCAACAAGCTGAAAATCGACCCTGCCGTTGCGTCCGGCCCGTTCATTACCACAATGAACGACATCGTCAGTTTGCTGATTTATTTTACAGTCGCGACGACATTGATTGACAAACTGTAA
- a CDS encoding response regulator transcription factor, producing the protein MIEIVIAEDQQMMLGALGALLDFEADMKVVGKAHNGEEAIKLVKALNPNICIMDIEMPVMDGLDAAYELKDHSCRVMVLTTFAQPGYFERARRAGVEGYLLKDSPSEDLAAAIRTIMDGRRVYAPELIDMVYHNETPLTEREEQVLKLIAEGRTTQQIADELKITNGTVRNYVSVILDKLEVGNRIEAISYYKKKGWLR; encoded by the coding sequence ATGATTGAAATTGTCATAGCTGAAGACCAACAAATGATGTTAGGGGCTCTGGGAGCGCTTCTTGATTTTGAAGCTGATATGAAAGTGGTTGGTAAGGCGCACAACGGCGAAGAAGCGATTAAATTGGTTAAAGCGTTAAACCCGAATATATGTATTATGGATATTGAAATGCCTGTCATGGATGGGTTAGATGCTGCTTATGAACTGAAAGACCACTCCTGTCGAGTCATGGTGTTGACCACCTTTGCACAGCCAGGCTACTTTGAACGGGCTCGGCGAGCAGGTGTTGAGGGGTACTTGCTAAAAGATAGTCCAAGTGAAGATTTGGCTGCTGCGATACGGACGATTATGGATGGGCGTAGAGTGTACGCACCTGAATTGATTGATATGGTCTACCACAATGAAACGCCACTTACGGAGCGAGAAGAGCAAGTCCTTAAGCTTATTGCTGAAGGACGCACGACCCAGCAAATTGCTGACGAGCTGAAGATAACAAACGGAACGGTGCGTAATTACGTGTCGGTTATTCTCGATAAACTCGAAGTCGGCAACCGGATTGAAGCGATTTCGTACTACAAGAAAAAAGGCTGGTTAAGATAG